The following are encoded in a window of Roseivirga misakiensis genomic DNA:
- a CDS encoding rhodanese-like domain-containing protein, which translates to MLFVLSACSTNLEQAGSIAKAVTVQEFQNLISEKKDVQIVDVRTKHEFQSGHLAKALLIDYYKPDFKNLLDKLDKGKPVAVYCAVGGRSASTLKLLKQMGFKEAYDMKGGIRDWQRKKLPIER; encoded by the coding sequence ATGTTATTTGTACTTTCAGCTTGCTCTACAAACCTTGAGCAAGCTGGGAGTATAGCTAAAGCAGTGACAGTTCAGGAGTTTCAAAACTTGATTTCGGAAAAAAAGGACGTCCAAATCGTTGATGTAAGAACAAAACATGAATTCCAATCAGGCCATTTGGCCAAGGCGCTACTTATAGATTATTATAAACCCGATTTTAAAAACCTTTTAGATAAGCTTGATAAGGGTAAGCCTGTCGCTGTTTACTGCGCTGTGGGAGGTAGAAGTGCTTCAACGCTGAAATTGTTAAAGCAAATGGGTTTTAAAGAAGCCTACGATATGAAGGGTGGAATTCGTGATTGGCAGCGCAAAAAACTACCCATCGAACGATAG
- a CDS encoding GMC family oxidoreductase, giving the protein MQIIESSKTYDVVIVGSGAGGGMATKILSEAGFDVAVLEAGPFFDPKQDQYRNQLRWPWESPRRGASSDRRSFGDFDAAYGGWNLEGEPYTEAPGTRFAWFRSRMLGGRTNHWGRISLRFGPLDFKRKSVDGLGDNWPIGYEDVKPYYDKVDKLIGVFGSKENIKNEPDGFFLPPPKPRLHELYYVKGARKAGIPVIPSRLSILTKRINNERGSCFYCGQCNRACSAYADFSSGTCLIFPAQKNGGRIELFTEAMVSEVTTDKEGKATGVTYINKLDRKSYHLKAKVVVMAASACSTARILLNSKSSVHQDGLGNSSGMVGRYLHDSTGASRSVFIPELMDRKIYNEDGVGGMHVYTPWWLNDAKLDFPRGYHIEVWGGMGMPSYGFGFNPNNLNKIVGGNIGGYGDTLRKDIKRYYGAVVGVSGRGESVPQKDNYCEIDNDVVDQWGIPVLKFNYKWTDNEVKQAKHMQDTFEEVLTATGGILLGDKPGADRNYGLTAPGEIIHEVGTTRMGNDPRTSVTNKYNQLHDCENVFVMDAGPFVSQADKNPTWTILALAWRASDYLVDQVKKRKI; this is encoded by the coding sequence ATGCAAATTATTGAATCATCCAAGACATACGACGTTGTCATAGTCGGCTCAGGAGCTGGTGGCGGTATGGCCACAAAAATTCTCTCAGAAGCTGGATTCGACGTTGCTGTATTGGAAGCTGGACCATTCTTTGATCCTAAACAGGATCAATATAGAAATCAACTCAGGTGGCCTTGGGAGTCGCCAAGACGAGGCGCAAGTTCTGACAGAAGATCTTTTGGAGATTTTGATGCTGCTTATGGCGGTTGGAACCTAGAAGGAGAACCTTACACTGAAGCCCCCGGAACTAGATTTGCATGGTTTAGATCTCGAATGTTAGGAGGGAGAACCAACCACTGGGGTAGAATATCACTTCGATTTGGGCCGCTTGATTTCAAACGCAAAAGCGTTGATGGATTAGGCGACAACTGGCCGATCGGATATGAAGACGTGAAACCTTACTATGATAAAGTAGATAAATTGATCGGTGTATTTGGAAGTAAAGAAAACATTAAGAATGAGCCCGACGGCTTTTTCTTACCACCTCCAAAACCGAGGCTCCATGAGCTGTATTATGTCAAAGGAGCTAGGAAAGCTGGTATTCCAGTAATTCCATCCCGTCTGTCTATCTTGACCAAAAGGATCAATAATGAAAGAGGAAGCTGCTTCTATTGTGGCCAATGTAATAGAGCATGTTCTGCTTACGCTGATTTCTCATCAGGGACATGTTTGATTTTCCCAGCACAGAAAAACGGTGGTAGAATTGAGCTTTTCACTGAAGCCATGGTGAGCGAAGTGACGACTGATAAAGAAGGAAAAGCCACTGGAGTTACTTACATTAATAAATTAGATAGGAAGTCGTATCACCTTAAAGCTAAGGTAGTTGTAATGGCAGCATCGGCATGTTCTACTGCGCGAATACTGCTAAACTCTAAAAGCTCAGTACATCAAGACGGACTAGGAAACAGTAGTGGAATGGTCGGTAGGTATCTACACGATTCTACTGGTGCGAGTAGATCGGTTTTCATTCCAGAATTGATGGATAGAAAGATTTACAACGAAGATGGTGTCGGTGGAATGCATGTTTATACGCCATGGTGGCTAAATGATGCTAAACTAGATTTCCCTCGTGGCTATCACATCGAAGTTTGGGGTGGAATGGGTATGCCGAGCTATGGTTTCGGTTTTAACCCAAATAACCTGAATAAGATTGTAGGCGGAAATATCGGTGGCTATGGTGATACCCTTAGAAAAGATATAAAAAGGTACTACGGAGCTGTAGTTGGCGTCTCTGGAAGGGGTGAAAGTGTCCCTCAGAAGGATAACTATTGTGAAATTGACAATGATGTGGTAGACCAATGGGGTATACCAGTACTTAAGTTCAATTACAAATGGACGGATAACGAGGTGAAGCAAGCCAAGCACATGCAAGATACCTTTGAAGAAGTGTTGACCGCGACGGGTGGTATTCTCCTCGGAGATAAGCCAGGAGCAGATCGAAATTATGGTCTTACGGCGCCAGGAGAAATTATTCACGAAGTAGGAACAACGAGAATGGGTAACGATCCTAGAACGTCTGTGACGAACAAATACAACCAGTTGCATGATTGTGAAAACGTGTTTGTGATGGATGCAGGACCATTTGTTTCGCAAGCAGATAAAAACCCAACTTGGACAATCCTCGCTTTAGCTTGGAGGGCATCCGATTACCTAGTAGATCAAGTCAAAAAACGTAAAATCTAA
- a CDS encoding gluconate 2-dehydrogenase subunit 3 family protein — MDRRDSLKGLLVGSVAGGLLVTGCAPDTENTAEVADKPSLPGYGRTVPEQKHDEEVLAETFLNEHELETIASLCDIILPPTAEIGGANDAEVPVFIEFIVKDMPRQQLPIRGGLAWLDNHSFKLYNLEFKKLSVDQQKAIADTIAYPGKTAPDLMAGERFFTRMRNLVLTGYYTSELGVKDLGYKGNSPNYWDGVPQDVLDQHDVDYEPEWLAKCVDQSKRNDIATWDDDGNLLT, encoded by the coding sequence ATGGATAGAAGAGATTCATTAAAAGGATTATTAGTAGGTTCTGTAGCTGGTGGACTTTTAGTTACTGGTTGTGCGCCTGATACCGAAAATACCGCTGAGGTAGCGGATAAACCTAGTTTACCGGGATATGGGCGTACAGTTCCAGAACAAAAGCATGACGAAGAAGTATTGGCAGAAACGTTTTTAAATGAACATGAATTAGAAACGATCGCTTCGCTTTGTGATATTATTCTTCCTCCAACAGCTGAAATCGGTGGGGCAAATGATGCTGAAGTGCCCGTTTTCATTGAATTTATTGTGAAGGATATGCCACGCCAGCAGTTGCCCATTAGGGGAGGTTTGGCATGGTTAGATAACCACTCTTTTAAATTGTATAACCTTGAGTTTAAAAAGCTTTCCGTGGATCAGCAAAAAGCTATTGCAGATACAATCGCCTACCCAGGAAAAACGGCTCCAGATTTAATGGCAGGAGAACGTTTCTTTACGCGAATGAGGAATTTAGTGCTCACTGGATATTACACATCGGAACTTGGAGTGAAGGATTTAGGCTATAAAGGTAATAGTCCAAATTATTGGGACGGCGTTCCGCAAGATGTACTTGACCAGCACGATGTTGATTATGAACCAGAGTGGCTGGCAAAATGTGTAGATCAGTCAAAACGAAACGACATAGCCACATGGGACGATGATGGCAATTTATTGACGTGA
- a CDS encoding VOC family protein has product MEHKPKSIRPFIGAKDFKESSTFYKELGFKEIPISHNMSYFEVHEGYGFYLQDAYVKDWVDNTMLFLEVDSVERYQSELIKLDLHNKYQRVKLSSIVKNDWGDEIFLHDPSGILWHFGEFH; this is encoded by the coding sequence ATGGAGCATAAGCCAAAATCAATACGACCATTTATTGGTGCAAAGGACTTTAAGGAGTCGAGTACATTTTATAAGGAGCTGGGGTTCAAGGAAATTCCTATCTCTCATAACATGTCGTATTTCGAAGTGCATGAAGGTTATGGCTTTTACTTACAAGATGCCTACGTTAAGGACTGGGTAGATAATACGATGCTATTTCTAGAAGTTGACAGTGTAGAAAGATATCAGTCAGAATTAATCAAGCTTGATCTTCACAACAAGTATCAGCGCGTCAAGCTGTCTTCAATCGTAAAAAATGATTGGGGTGATGAAATTTTCCTGCATGATCCATCTGGAATCTTGTGGCACTTTGGAGAATTCCATTAA